The proteins below are encoded in one region of Amycolatopsis magusensis:
- a CDS encoding sensor histidine kinase, which produces MHDEKRGRWQRLRDLFVWISLCVLVTYESRTAAIPAELVCGLLAISVAMAAVWRFPLLALAVACASSVTVQFNFGGRVPLWPILLMLVVGFFAGRRVTEVRPSLLVFGGVALAILPASVLISDEVLAGWGATVATMGCAAGFTWQMGRYFRLREDLVRNGWERAEQLETQQRIVAEEARLRERARIAADMHDSLGHELSLLALRAGALEMAPELPEKRRAEVGELRQSAGMATERLHAIIGVLREDATAPMEPVGEDIGALVARARASGLHIDADLAQAQDVPPMVDRAAYRVVQEALTNVAKHAPGAAAEVRVSHTDGETVVSVRNDPPPAGPLPGRPGGRRGLTGLRERVRLVGGTLEAGPGPRGFEVRARLPHDAAPTAESTATEAERSGAAHALDLGRRKANRTLLVGLGVPVSLLAMFSGLSATFYTHDWFTSKLDATAFLRMELGQERADLAPVLPSRQKQYRAKLPEPSIPAGAVCEYYSTDENLLEFSDHLYRLCFRDGKLVGKDLVVDAEGQS; this is translated from the coding sequence GTGCACGACGAGAAACGCGGCAGGTGGCAGCGGCTGCGCGACTTGTTCGTCTGGATTTCGCTGTGCGTGCTGGTGACCTACGAGAGCCGGACCGCGGCCATCCCGGCCGAGCTGGTCTGCGGGCTGCTGGCGATCAGCGTGGCGATGGCGGCGGTCTGGCGGTTCCCGCTGCTCGCACTGGCCGTGGCCTGCGCGTCGAGCGTGACCGTGCAGTTCAACTTCGGCGGCCGGGTGCCGTTGTGGCCGATCCTGCTGATGCTGGTGGTCGGGTTCTTCGCCGGACGCCGGGTCACCGAGGTCCGGCCGTCGCTGCTGGTCTTCGGCGGCGTCGCGCTGGCCATCCTGCCGGCGTCGGTGCTGATCAGCGACGAGGTGCTGGCCGGGTGGGGCGCGACGGTGGCCACCATGGGCTGTGCCGCGGGGTTCACCTGGCAGATGGGCCGGTACTTCCGGCTGCGCGAGGACCTGGTGCGCAACGGCTGGGAGCGGGCCGAGCAACTGGAAACCCAGCAGCGGATCGTCGCCGAGGAAGCCCGGCTGCGTGAGCGCGCGCGGATCGCCGCGGACATGCACGATTCGCTCGGTCACGAGCTGAGCCTGCTCGCGTTGCGGGCCGGTGCCCTGGAAATGGCGCCCGAACTGCCGGAGAAGCGGCGGGCCGAGGTCGGAGAACTGCGGCAGAGCGCGGGCATGGCCACCGAACGGCTCCACGCGATCATCGGCGTGCTGCGTGAGGACGCCACCGCGCCGATGGAGCCGGTCGGCGAAGACATCGGGGCACTCGTGGCGCGGGCCAGGGCGTCCGGGCTGCACATCGACGCCGACCTGGCGCAGGCGCAGGACGTGCCGCCGATGGTGGACCGCGCCGCCTACCGCGTGGTGCAGGAGGCGCTGACCAATGTGGCCAAGCACGCGCCGGGGGCCGCGGCCGAGGTCCGCGTCAGCCACACCGACGGCGAAACCGTGGTGTCCGTGCGCAACGACCCGCCACCGGCGGGCCCGTTGCCGGGCAGGCCGGGTGGCCGTCGCGGCTTGACCGGCTTGCGGGAGCGGGTGCGGCTGGTCGGCGGCACGCTCGAAGCCGGACCCGGTCCACGCGGGTTCGAAGTGCGCGCGCGGCTGCCGCACGACGCCGCGCCCACGGCGGAGAGCACGGCGACCGAAGCCGAACGCTCCGGTGCCGCCCACGCCCTGGATCTGGGGCGCCGCAAGGCGAACCGCACGCTGCTGGTGGGCCTCGGGGTGCCGGTTTCGCTGCTGGCCATGTTCAGCGGGCTGAGCGCGACCTTCTACACCCACGACTGGTTCACCTCGAAGCTCGACGCCACCGCGTTCCTGCGCATGGAGCTCGGGCAGGAGCGGGCCGACCTGGCGCCGGTGCTGCCGTCGCGGCAGAAGCAGTACCGCGCGAAGCTGCCGGAGCCGTCGATCCCGGCGGGCGCGGTGTGCGAGTACTACAGCACCGACGAGAACCTGCTGGAGTTCAGCGACCACCTGTACCGGCTGTGTTTCCGTGACGGCAAGCTGGTGGGCAAGGATTTGGTCGTGGATGCGGAGGGGCAGAGTTGA
- a CDS encoding dienelactone hydrolase family protein translates to MAPEIETSTITVGPLSAYLARPAGGSRRGMLLLPMITGIGEQVREYAGQLAERGITALTWDPWHGPSSDDTPPDRLKELLDQLDDETSLGEQTRLLDHLLGELGCAKAGVIGWCLGGRFALLLAGRDQRLASAIAYHPTVPGDTPPNHTADAIEHCSRITAPVMMLYPGADSLVPHERFAQLQSALQARETGASIIHVYPGAEHGFSNRTRHGNPVNVDAYALSWPQVLDFADVTTA, encoded by the coding sequence ATGGCACCGGAGATCGAAACTTCGACCATCACCGTCGGCCCGCTGTCCGCCTACCTCGCCCGCCCGGCCGGTGGCAGCCGGCGCGGAATGCTGCTGCTGCCGATGATCACCGGCATCGGGGAGCAGGTCCGGGAGTACGCCGGCCAGCTCGCCGAACGCGGGATCACCGCGCTGACCTGGGATCCCTGGCACGGCCCCAGCAGCGACGACACCCCGCCCGACCGGCTCAAGGAACTGCTGGACCAGCTCGACGACGAAACCTCGCTCGGCGAGCAGACCCGCCTGCTCGACCACCTGCTCGGCGAACTCGGCTGCGCGAAGGCCGGGGTGATCGGCTGGTGCCTCGGCGGCCGGTTCGCGCTGCTCCTCGCCGGTCGTGACCAGCGGCTGGCCAGTGCCATCGCCTACCACCCGACGGTCCCCGGCGACACCCCGCCGAACCACACCGCGGACGCCATCGAGCACTGTTCGCGGATCACCGCGCCGGTGATGATGCTGTACCCGGGTGCCGACTCGCTCGTCCCGCACGAGCGTTTCGCGCAACTGCAGTCCGCGCTCCAGGCACGCGAGACGGGCGCGAGCATCATCCACGTCTACCCGGGCGCGGAACACGGCTTCAGCAACCGCACCCGGCACGGCAACCCGGTCAACGTCGACGCCTACGCGCTGTCCTGGCCGCAGGTGCTCGACTTCGCCGACGTCACCACCGCCTGA
- a CDS encoding FAD-dependent monooxygenase, with translation MRGSAVVAGGGIGGLAAAIGLRKAGWRVRVLERAPGFTAVGAGISLWPNALRALTELGVELGPLRTPQTSGGLLDEHGRWLTRWDAAVFERSLGSPMVGIHRARLLDLLLAALPDDCLEPGTTVGSAAELDADLVVAADGIHSRLRAELHPGHPEPVYSGTTAFRGVTTRTDDVQLGVTMGPGVELGVVPLAGGDVYWYAAVSAPEHTTVDDPKAYLLEKFAGWRSKVPELVARTEHVLHHDIHWLATPLPSYVRGNVALLGDAAHAMPPFLGQGGCQSIEDAVVLAAAAARYDDVDSVLAHYDRERRPRSQRIARNSARMGKFGQQLENPLAVRARNSLIRLLPAGLSVRGSIRMSDWTPPRIGAQSPTSPAS, from the coding sequence ATGCGGGGCTCAGCGGTGGTGGCCGGTGGTGGGATCGGCGGGCTCGCGGCGGCGATCGGCCTGCGCAAAGCGGGGTGGCGGGTGCGGGTGCTCGAACGCGCTCCCGGGTTCACCGCGGTCGGGGCCGGGATCAGCCTCTGGCCGAACGCGCTGCGGGCGCTGACCGAACTCGGCGTCGAACTGGGCCCGCTACGGACTCCGCAGACCTCCGGTGGCCTGCTCGACGAACACGGCCGCTGGCTGACGCGCTGGGACGCGGCCGTGTTCGAACGCAGCCTCGGCAGCCCGATGGTCGGCATCCACCGCGCCCGCCTGCTCGACCTGCTGCTCGCCGCCTTGCCGGACGACTGCCTGGAGCCGGGCACCACCGTCGGCTCGGCCGCCGAACTGGACGCGGACCTGGTGGTGGCCGCGGACGGCATCCACAGCCGCCTTCGCGCCGAGCTCCACCCCGGCCATCCCGAACCGGTCTACAGCGGGACGACGGCCTTCCGCGGCGTGACCACCCGCACCGACGACGTCCAGCTCGGCGTGACCATGGGGCCGGGCGTCGAACTGGGCGTCGTCCCGCTCGCCGGTGGGGACGTGTACTGGTACGCCGCGGTGAGCGCCCCGGAACACACCACTGTGGACGATCCGAAGGCGTACCTGCTCGAGAAGTTCGCCGGGTGGCGGTCGAAGGTGCCGGAGCTGGTGGCCCGCACCGAGCACGTGCTGCACCACGACATCCACTGGCTGGCCACCCCGCTGCCGTCGTACGTCCGCGGCAACGTGGCACTGCTCGGCGACGCCGCCCACGCGATGCCCCCGTTCCTCGGCCAGGGCGGCTGTCAGTCCATTGAGGACGCCGTAGTGCTGGCCGCGGCCGCCGCGCGGTACGACGACGTGGACTCCGTCCTCGCGCACTACGACCGCGAACGGCGGCCACGCAGCCAGCGCATCGCCCGCAACTCCGCGAGGATGGGCAAGTTCGGGCAGCAGCTGGAGAACCCGCTGGCGGTCAGGGCACGCAACTCACTGATCCGGCTGCTCCCGGCCGGGCTGAGCGTGCGCGGCTCGATCCGGATGTCCGACTGGACGCCGCCACGCATCGGGGCTCAGTCGCCGACCAGCCCGGCTTCGTAG
- a CDS encoding allantoate amidohydrolase yields MTASGLLDRIADVGRDRARGGYSRHAFDSAEGELREWFIAEAGWLDLEVETDRNGNIWAWWGSPGPDATVTGSHLDSVPGGGAFDGPLGVVSALDAVGILQRKGFSPAKPFAVVVFAEEEGGRFGVPCLGSRLLTGSIDPDKARNLRDPDGNTLADAASRAGFDPARFGPDPEALSRIGRFLELHVEQGRGLIDLGAPVAVGSTVIAHGRWRFSFQGQGNHAGATLLSDRHDPMLPAALTIGAVRKLAASVPDARATVGRLVPTPGGTNVIASTVDLWLDARVPGSGLTEALVEEIAGAAEEAAAAEGCTVSVTKESYSDTVTFDSGLRDRMSGVLGGVPELPTGAGHDAAILAPHVPSGMLYVRNPTGISHSPEEFAEAADVDAGARALADVLENVAK; encoded by the coding sequence ATGACCGCGTCCGGACTGCTCGACCGCATCGCCGACGTCGGGCGCGACCGCGCGCGCGGCGGTTATTCACGGCATGCGTTCGATTCGGCCGAGGGCGAGCTGCGCGAGTGGTTCATCGCCGAGGCCGGCTGGCTGGACCTCGAAGTGGAGACCGACCGCAACGGCAACATCTGGGCCTGGTGGGGTTCGCCGGGGCCGGACGCGACGGTCACCGGCAGCCACCTCGACTCGGTTCCCGGCGGCGGCGCGTTCGATGGTCCGCTGGGGGTGGTCAGCGCACTCGACGCCGTCGGGATCCTGCAGCGCAAGGGGTTCTCGCCGGCGAAACCGTTCGCGGTGGTGGTGTTCGCCGAGGAGGAGGGCGGCCGGTTCGGCGTGCCGTGCCTCGGGTCGCGGCTGCTCACCGGCTCGATCGACCCGGACAAGGCACGCAACCTGCGGGACCCGGACGGCAACACGCTCGCCGACGCGGCCTCGCGGGCGGGCTTCGACCCGGCTCGGTTCGGGCCGGATCCCGAGGCGTTGTCGCGGATCGGGCGGTTCCTGGAACTGCACGTCGAGCAGGGGCGCGGCTTGATCGACCTGGGCGCGCCGGTGGCCGTCGGCAGCACGGTGATCGCCCACGGGCGGTGGCGCTTTTCCTTCCAGGGGCAGGGGAATCACGCGGGTGCGACGCTGCTGTCCGATCGCCACGACCCGATGCTCCCGGCGGCGCTGACCATCGGCGCGGTCCGCAAGCTCGCGGCGTCGGTGCCGGACGCGCGGGCGACGGTCGGCCGCCTGGTGCCCACGCCCGGCGGCACGAACGTCATCGCGTCCACAGTGGACCTGTGGTTGGACGCCAGGGTGCCGGGCAGCGGGCTGACCGAGGCGTTGGTCGAGGAGATCGCGGGTGCCGCGGAGGAAGCCGCTGCCGCGGAGGGCTGCACGGTGAGCGTGACCAAAGAGTCCTATTCGGACACGGTCACCTTCGACAGCGGCCTGCGGGACCGGATGTCCGGGGTGCTCGGCGGGGTGCCGGAGCTGCCGACCGGTGCCGGGCACGACGCGGCGATCCTCGCGCCACACGTCCCGTCGGGGATGCTCTACGTGCGTAATCCGACTGGGATCAGCCATTCGCCGGAGGAGTTCGCGGAGGCGGCGGACGTCGACGCCGGTGCCCGCGCGCTCGCCGACGTGCTGGAGAACGTGGCGAAATGA
- a CDS encoding response regulator, translating into MIRVLVADDEPMIRAGVAAILASDERIEVVAEASDGREAVERVREVRPDVALLDIRMPNLDGLSAAEEIRRLTPDTAVIMLTTFSEDEYIGRALAAGAGGFLLKSGDPRELVAGVRAVADGAAFLSPKVAHRVIAQLSGERLSRSAAAREQIATLTDREREVLALVGSGLSNADIASRLFVVEGTVKAYVSTILSRLGAKNRVQAAIVAYEAGLVGD; encoded by the coding sequence TTGATCCGGGTACTGGTGGCCGACGACGAGCCGATGATCAGGGCCGGGGTGGCCGCGATCCTCGCCTCGGACGAGCGGATCGAGGTGGTGGCCGAAGCGTCCGACGGCCGGGAGGCGGTCGAGCGGGTGCGGGAGGTGCGGCCCGACGTGGCACTGCTGGACATCCGCATGCCGAACCTCGACGGCCTGTCCGCCGCCGAGGAGATCCGCCGGCTCACCCCGGACACCGCGGTGATCATGCTGACCACGTTCTCCGAGGACGAGTACATCGGCCGGGCGCTGGCCGCCGGGGCGGGCGGGTTCCTGCTGAAGTCCGGTGATCCGCGTGAGCTGGTCGCCGGGGTGCGGGCGGTGGCCGACGGCGCCGCGTTCCTGTCGCCGAAGGTGGCCCACCGGGTGATCGCCCAGCTGTCCGGTGAACGCCTTTCGCGCTCGGCCGCCGCGCGTGAGCAGATCGCCACGCTGACCGACCGCGAGCGGGAAGTGCTGGCGCTGGTCGGTTCCGGACTGTCCAATGCGGACATCGCGAGCCGGCTGTTCGTGGTGGAGGGCACGGTCAAGGCGTACGTGAGCACGATCCTGAGCCGCCTGGGGGCGAAGAACCGGGTGCAGGCGGCGATCGTCGCCTACGAAGCCGGGCTGGTCGGCGACTGA
- the hutI gene encoding imidazolonepropionase has protein sequence MASTLITGIAELTTNTGEKQRDVSVVIEDDRIAWLGSGTPAADERVDVGGRAVLPGWVDSHTHLVFAGDRTSEFEARMAGKPYTAGGISVTVEATRAASDEALAANLVRHADEAARQGTTCLETKTGYGLSIEDEERSAKIAAAVADEVTFLGAHLVPPGADAESYVDLVCGPMLDAVAPHVRWADVFCETGAFDEEQTGRVLTAAAARGLGLRVHGNQLGEGPGVRLAVEHGAASVDHCTYLSPSDVDALAGSATVATLLPACDLSTRQPLAPARRLLDAGATIALASNANPGSSYTTSMAFCVATAVLQMGLSIDEAVWAATAGGAQALRRDDVGYVREGARADLHVLDAPSVTHLAYRPGVPLTWAVWRRGVQWSK, from the coding sequence GTGGCGAGCACCCTGATCACCGGCATCGCCGAGCTGACCACGAACACCGGCGAGAAGCAGCGCGACGTGTCGGTGGTGATCGAGGACGACCGGATCGCGTGGCTCGGCTCGGGCACGCCCGCGGCCGACGAGCGGGTGGACGTCGGCGGTCGCGCGGTGCTGCCCGGCTGGGTGGACAGCCACACGCACCTGGTCTTCGCCGGTGACCGGACCAGCGAGTTCGAGGCGCGGATGGCCGGGAAGCCGTACACCGCGGGCGGGATCTCGGTGACGGTCGAAGCGACGCGGGCGGCATCGGACGAGGCGCTGGCGGCGAACCTGGTCCGGCACGCCGACGAGGCGGCTCGGCAGGGCACGACCTGCCTGGAGACGAAAACGGGCTACGGCCTGAGCATCGAGGACGAGGAACGCTCGGCGAAGATCGCCGCCGCGGTCGCCGACGAGGTCACCTTCCTCGGCGCGCACCTGGTCCCGCCCGGTGCGGACGCTGAGTCCTATGTGGACCTGGTGTGCGGGCCGATGCTGGACGCGGTCGCGCCCCACGTGCGCTGGGCGGACGTGTTCTGCGAGACCGGCGCCTTCGACGAGGAGCAGACGGGCCGCGTGCTGACCGCGGCCGCGGCCAGAGGGCTCGGACTGCGGGTGCACGGCAACCAGCTGGGCGAGGGGCCAGGGGTGCGGCTGGCCGTCGAGCACGGCGCGGCGAGCGTGGACCACTGCACCTACCTGTCACCGTCCGATGTGGACGCTCTGGCGGGGTCCGCGACGGTGGCGACCCTGCTGCCCGCCTGCGACCTGTCCACCCGCCAGCCGCTCGCGCCCGCGCGACGGCTGCTCGACGCCGGGGCGACCATCGCGCTGGCGAGCAACGCGAACCCGGGCAGCTCGTACACCACCTCGATGGCTTTCTGCGTGGCGACGGCGGTGTTGCAGATGGGCCTGTCGATCGACGAAGCCGTCTGGGCCGCGACGGCGGGCGGCGCTCAGGCCTTGCGGCGGGACGACGTCGGGTACGTGCGCGAAGGAGCCCGCGCTGACCTGCACGTTCTCGACGCGCCGTCGGTGACGCACCTCGCCTACCGCCCAGGCGTTCCGCTGACCTGGGCGGTGTGGCGCCGCGGGGTTCAGTGGTCCAAGTAG
- a CDS encoding formimidoylglutamate deiminase, which yields MTAFWCERAWLPDGVAEGVLLEVSGGRIDSVTPGAPRTGTVLGGLTVPGMANGHSHAFHRALRGRTHHDRGTFWTWRERMYALAGRLDPDSYYRLARGVYAEMVLAGFTSVGEFHYLHHAPGGKPYDDPNEMGQALARAAVDAGIRLTLLDTCYLAGGFGVDLGEHQLRFSDGDVDGWAVRAGTFRPESELVRVGAAVHSVRAVPAAQLPVVAEWAGERPLHVHLSEQRAENQDCLGYHGKTPTALLSDAGVLGPSTVAVHATHLTDADIGQLGRTHTRACFCPTTERDLGDGIGPARELADAGVRLSLGTDSHAVVDAFEETRALELNDRLRAEARGRFTVEELLAAATDHEAIGWGECGRLAPGAAADFVTVDLCSVRTAGAEPEGVWFAASAADITDVVVAGRSVVRERTHQLIERPQVELAEEMENLWRAP from the coding sequence ATGACCGCGTTCTGGTGCGAGCGAGCCTGGTTGCCCGACGGGGTCGCCGAAGGGGTGCTGCTGGAGGTCTCCGGTGGCCGGATCGACTCGGTCACGCCGGGTGCGCCGAGAACCGGCACGGTGCTCGGCGGGCTGACCGTGCCCGGCATGGCGAACGGGCATTCACACGCGTTCCACCGGGCGCTGCGCGGGCGGACGCACCACGATCGCGGCACCTTCTGGACCTGGCGAGAGCGGATGTACGCGCTCGCCGGACGACTGGACCCGGACAGCTACTACCGCCTGGCCCGGGGTGTCTACGCGGAAATGGTGCTCGCCGGGTTCACCAGCGTCGGCGAGTTCCACTACCTGCACCACGCGCCCGGCGGAAAGCCCTACGACGACCCGAACGAGATGGGCCAGGCACTCGCCCGCGCCGCCGTGGACGCCGGAATCCGGTTGACCCTGCTCGACACCTGTTACCTCGCCGGGGGATTCGGCGTTGATCTCGGGGAGCACCAGCTGCGGTTCAGCGACGGCGATGTCGACGGCTGGGCCGTGCGCGCGGGAACGTTCCGGCCCGAGAGCGAGCTGGTCCGGGTGGGTGCGGCCGTGCACTCGGTTCGCGCGGTGCCTGCCGCGCAGCTGCCGGTGGTGGCCGAATGGGCGGGGGAGCGGCCGCTGCACGTCCACCTGTCCGAGCAGCGTGCCGAGAACCAGGATTGCTTGGGCTACCACGGGAAAACACCGACCGCCCTGCTGTCCGACGCCGGGGTGCTGGGACCGTCGACGGTCGCCGTGCACGCCACCCACCTGACCGACGCGGACATCGGGCAGCTCGGCCGGACGCACACGCGTGCGTGCTTCTGCCCGACCACGGAACGGGATCTCGGCGATGGCATCGGCCCGGCACGCGAACTCGCCGACGCCGGGGTGCGGCTGAGCCTGGGCACGGACAGCCACGCCGTGGTCGACGCCTTCGAGGAAACCCGGGCGCTGGAGCTGAACGACCGGCTGCGGGCGGAGGCGCGTGGCCGGTTCACCGTGGAAGAACTGCTGGCCGCGGCCACCGACCACGAGGCGATCGGCTGGGGCGAATGCGGTCGGCTGGCGCCGGGCGCGGCGGCGGACTTCGTCACCGTGGACCTGTGCTCGGTGCGCACCGCGGGCGCCGAGCCGGAGGGCGTGTGGTTCGCGGCTTCGGCGGCGGACATCACCGACGTGGTGGTGGCCGGGCGGTCCGTGGTGCGGGAGCGCACGCACCAGCTGATCGAGCGCCCGCAAGTGGAACTGGCCGAGGAGATGGAGAACCTGTGGCGAGCACCCTGA
- a CDS encoding TetR/AcrR family transcriptional regulator: MADRLAVLGDAAIEVLAEHGMRGLTHRAVDTAAALPAGSTSYYARTREALLELALTRMAELDEGELPQVQDTASVAKLTAAFLHASITTGRTRTLARYEFALEATRRPVLREIYDRIGATYRTQLKASMAALGSPEPDRHARLVMAWCEGVMFDSLAGTGAATPPTLAELELSTAELLRTLLG, from the coding sequence ATGGCGGACCGCCTGGCGGTGCTCGGGGACGCGGCGATCGAGGTGCTGGCCGAACACGGCATGCGCGGGCTGACCCACCGCGCGGTGGACACCGCGGCCGCGCTGCCGGCCGGGTCCACCTCGTACTACGCGCGGACCCGCGAAGCGCTGCTGGAACTGGCACTGACCCGGATGGCCGAGCTGGACGAGGGCGAGTTGCCGCAGGTCCAGGACACCGCGTCGGTGGCGAAGCTGACCGCGGCCTTCCTGCACGCGTCGATCACCACGGGCCGCACGCGCACGCTGGCGCGGTACGAATTCGCGCTGGAAGCCACGCGGCGGCCGGTGCTGCGGGAGATCTACGACCGGATCGGCGCCACGTACCGGACCCAGCTCAAAGCGAGCATGGCGGCCCTCGGCTCCCCCGAGCCCGACCGCCATGCCCGCCTGGTGATGGCCTGGTGCGAAGGCGTCATGTTCGACTCGCTCGCCGGCACCGGCGCCGCCACCCCGCCCACCCTCGCCGAACTGGAGCTGTCGACCGCCGAACTCCTGCGCACGCTCCTAGGCTGA
- a CDS encoding glycosyltransferase, with protein MDALLLTYGSQGDVQPFVALARALRAAGHGVRLAGPARSANLAGDLEYRPITDALIEAVDTDEVREARDSGKGAGAVARSLGAVKAAAREALDDSWAAAAEGADVVVHHPITAGNHVAEKLGVPSVLVSLFPTNVPTSEFPCATAPVRLPKALNRLTYRLDGLAGLALRGTIDDWRGSLGLPKRRGRHDFLHAPSGEHVTVLNAFSRHVVPPPADWPAAVHTTGYWFLPADPAWTPPAELTAFLAAGAPPVCVTFGSLVGADPARTARTVLAAVRAAGVRAVLVAGWGGLQVDQVPDDVLVVEQVPYDWLFPKVAAVVSHSGAGTSSAAAAAGRPQVGIPMDVEQPMWAARLHGLGVGPAPIPYGELAEDALAAALRAVTTEPEYARRAAELGALIEAEGGAAEAVAVLERRMS; from the coding sequence ATGGACGCGCTGCTGCTGACCTACGGGTCCCAGGGTGACGTGCAGCCGTTCGTGGCGCTGGCCAGGGCCCTTCGCGCGGCCGGGCACGGGGTCCGGCTGGCCGGGCCCGCTCGCTCGGCGAACCTGGCCGGGGACCTCGAGTACCGGCCGATCACCGACGCGCTGATCGAAGCGGTCGACACCGACGAGGTCCGCGAGGCCAGGGACAGCGGCAAGGGAGCGGGAGCGGTCGCGCGCTCGCTGGGCGCGGTCAAGGCCGCCGCGCGCGAGGCCTTGGACGACAGCTGGGCGGCCGCGGCGGAAGGCGCGGATGTGGTGGTGCACCACCCGATCACCGCCGGGAACCACGTCGCCGAGAAGCTCGGGGTGCCGTCCGTGCTGGTGTCGTTGTTCCCGACCAACGTGCCGACCAGCGAATTCCCCTGCGCGACCGCGCCGGTGCGCCTGCCCAAGGCGCTCAACCGGCTGACCTACCGCCTCGACGGGCTCGCCGGACTGGCCCTGCGCGGCACGATCGACGACTGGCGTGGCTCGCTCGGCCTGCCGAAGCGCCGAGGTCGTCACGACTTCCTCCACGCGCCGAGCGGCGAGCACGTGACCGTGCTGAACGCCTTCAGCAGGCATGTCGTGCCGCCGCCCGCCGACTGGCCCGCTGCGGTGCACACCACCGGCTACTGGTTCCTCCCGGCGGATCCGGCGTGGACCCCGCCCGCCGAGCTGACCGCGTTCCTGGCTGCCGGTGCCCCGCCGGTGTGCGTCACCTTCGGCAGTCTGGTCGGCGCCGACCCGGCGCGGACCGCGCGCACGGTGCTCGCCGCCGTCCGCGCCGCCGGGGTGCGCGCGGTGCTGGTCGCCGGTTGGGGCGGACTCCAGGTCGACCAGGTGCCGGACGACGTCCTGGTGGTGGAGCAGGTCCCGTACGACTGGCTGTTCCCGAAGGTGGCCGCGGTGGTCAGCCACAGCGGCGCGGGCACCAGTTCCGCGGCGGCCGCGGCGGGCCGTCCGCAGGTGGGCATCCCGATGGACGTCGAGCAGCCGATGTGGGCCGCCCGTCTGCACGGCCTTGGGGTCGGTCCGGCGCCGATCCCGTACGGCGAGCTGGCCGAGGACGCGCTCGCGGCGGCGTTGCGTGCGGTGACCACCGAACCCGAGTACGCCCGGCGGGCCGCTGAACTGGGTGCACTGATCGAGGCCGAGGGTGGTGCGGCCGAAGCGGTCGCGGTGCTCGAACGCCGGATGAGTTGA